A genomic segment from Yimella sp. cx-51 encodes:
- a CDS encoding Ig-like domain-containing protein has product MSSRGLRNAAVLCVMSLVVGLLAAFHQGVPTKDLKLNDGGVWVVNQALRLAAHLNYPSRTLDGGVQSTAATFDVDQSGNTIALRDTAAGGIQGINPATLVLASALRVPLGMSTSQGGDTLAIADPKAGKVWALDARTATEFSATSTPVVSGLPGARLVTGVDGAVNAVGTGGVLRRIARQGASWTAQDAGTMPGVTDVSKLVLTAVGDQMVALDTVRGEVHSAKGTVALGKAADAVLQQPGEAAAQVRLATATELISVPLDAGSPTRVAAGSVTAAGVPAAPVVVAGCTYAAWSGTGNYRRDCGDEAKSEARTVSALAGGGQLVYRVNRAVVVLNDIGNGDVYLVDKNMQKVNNWQDIRAQLEDQKKRDSKQSTTETTAQRSDADKDTNNRKPIALDDAYGVRAGTSVTLPALDNDSDPDGDVLVAKPTTSTPVGKVSAVRGGQALQIETNASATGAGTFRYAVSDGRGGTAEASVKVTVFPTSVQNPPISKRTSTLEIVQGGRVAYNVLQDWIDPEGDPIFLKSAASTKGATVTYNEQGSVTIVIDGTAAGTLNVPVVVSDGTKDASGSITVKVKSRGNVLPVANTDFVLAPAGVDVVVKPLLNDTDANGDSLRLVQAGPVPASGQGSLRVDNSSGTLTLNVAKAGTYYLPYTVSDGTGNSTGRIRVDVAAPGAKAQPPVAENDLAALPVGGSVLVPVLDNDVDPAGGVLVLQLLQLPTASSLQVEMVGREMVRVTAPGGLTGRQSFSYTVSNGQASATAAVAVVPVPPPATVSGPEARPDAATVRAGDIVTLDVLANDRSPGGLTLTLDQKLETVGSKPLGTAFVSAGKVRFLAGATPGDVHLTYTVRDSRANLASADVHITVRAADKQNAAPTPSPLTLRLLAGTTAKVAVPLDGIDPDGDSVTLLGVDRPAGKGTVTVVDGQLQYAALPSATGSDTFTYAVADRFGAKGTATVTVGIAPDSGQNQSPVAVADNVIARTGRQLSIPVLTNDFDPDGDKITVVAGSVKPVDGRTTAQATAVGPRVDLITPETVGVQRFYYEITDGRGGTGRGVLAVDVRKDAPLLAPVARDDIIAASTVANKKSVTVDVLANDEDPDGSSAALTLKTGAAGVQVTADRKLIVPVTDQRQLMLYEVTDPDGQVGRAVIVVPPATGLPPTLRLDRVPLTATAGAPLSISIPNYLTVRSGRSVQLQNASGVKTPAGAAVQVKDPRNLVFTADKTFAGPSSVTFPVTDGTTPNDPAGLTAVITIPITVKPAPNPPKAEASTPVIRPTAVQVAIGEAAVSVDVAAMVTDRDPGAMAGMQYRIGGAPAGFTASLNGRTLRVGASGNARVGQTGSIALTATSPSGKSATAPIPVTVVGSTRPPMTVLPADLTVKAGQSATVDITSYVTNPYADSGKPLTLVGAPVRASGQGSVTASGTRVTVSPAADATGQMSVTYRVADASGQVDRQVQGVIRVTVLGKPSTPTGVTARSQASKTATVSWTDGDNNGSPLTGHVVKWPGGQQNCGAGSSCTINGLPNGRPLTFSVMARNAVGDSGWSGSSAAVTPDAKPSAPASLTATAGKTSVALSWPAAVVDGTKVTKHTVTSSNGASRDNGTSTSLNWTGLPGGTGEICFSVTATNAAGTSEPGPRSCATPFDQPGAFAVNTPAVTEAPDHTSNSVSVSWSPANANGSPVTYSVAWSGGTTQCQNQAATTCSFNVTATGTISVKVTAKNAGGESVAQVSGVNVARRVGSPTSVTARATGTDGQIAVTASGAAGNGNTVTYQARNGAGAWVNLPGGSGNVGGFTNGQAVQVSVRAVGDRSGPGNEVSAPAATPYGRPTAPQPSCSASGAQDIACSWSGGSGNGRPATYALTRDASGGVSDSGSYTFSSVGYSTTRTLCVRVTQAESGATDEKCASATSAAEPPPPVYRGDYQTRSVDCGGRTCTQVRLFGYAPNSRVRCAAGSSGPGYRAWEWVGNVDGNGNHDWISNANVGSTSLFYGAISDPAHDFCSPN; this is encoded by the coding sequence ATGTCTTCGCGCGGTCTGCGTAACGCGGCGGTCCTGTGTGTCATGTCGTTGGTGGTCGGGCTGCTCGCCGCTTTCCATCAAGGCGTCCCGACCAAGGACCTCAAGCTCAACGACGGCGGTGTTTGGGTCGTCAACCAAGCGCTGCGACTGGCTGCGCATCTGAACTACCCCTCCCGCACCTTGGACGGTGGGGTGCAGTCGACCGCTGCAACCTTCGACGTGGATCAATCAGGCAACACCATTGCGCTGCGGGACACTGCCGCCGGTGGGATCCAGGGAATCAATCCAGCCACGCTCGTCCTGGCCAGTGCGCTTCGGGTACCGCTAGGGATGTCCACCTCACAAGGGGGCGACACGCTGGCGATAGCTGACCCCAAAGCGGGCAAGGTGTGGGCACTCGATGCACGCACAGCCACGGAGTTCTCGGCAACGTCCACGCCCGTGGTGTCAGGTCTGCCCGGTGCACGCTTGGTGACCGGGGTGGACGGCGCCGTCAACGCCGTCGGCACCGGCGGAGTTCTGCGCAGGATTGCTCGGCAGGGTGCGTCGTGGACGGCGCAGGATGCCGGCACGATGCCGGGCGTCACCGATGTATCGAAGTTGGTGCTGACCGCCGTGGGTGACCAAATGGTCGCGCTCGACACGGTTCGGGGTGAAGTCCATTCGGCAAAGGGAACGGTGGCTCTGGGGAAGGCAGCCGATGCTGTGCTGCAGCAGCCGGGCGAGGCCGCTGCTCAAGTGCGCCTGGCGACGGCGACCGAGCTGATCTCCGTGCCGCTCGATGCCGGAAGTCCGACGCGCGTTGCAGCAGGAAGTGTCACGGCTGCCGGAGTGCCCGCCGCTCCTGTGGTTGTTGCTGGGTGCACTTATGCCGCTTGGTCAGGCACCGGGAACTACCGGCGTGACTGCGGTGACGAGGCAAAGAGCGAGGCGCGCACCGTGTCGGCGCTTGCAGGTGGCGGGCAACTGGTCTATCGGGTCAACCGGGCCGTGGTGGTGCTCAACGACATCGGCAACGGCGACGTCTACTTGGTCGACAAGAACATGCAGAAGGTCAACAACTGGCAGGACATCCGGGCACAGTTGGAAGACCAGAAGAAGCGCGACTCCAAGCAGAGCACCACCGAAACCACCGCGCAGCGCTCCGATGCTGACAAGGACACCAACAACCGCAAGCCGATTGCTCTCGATGACGCATATGGAGTGAGAGCGGGCACCTCTGTGACCTTGCCTGCGCTCGACAACGACTCCGATCCCGATGGGGACGTGTTGGTAGCCAAGCCGACCACGTCCACTCCGGTGGGCAAGGTCTCCGCGGTGCGAGGAGGGCAAGCGCTTCAGATTGAAACCAATGCATCGGCAACCGGCGCCGGCACCTTCCGCTACGCCGTTTCCGATGGTCGTGGCGGCACCGCGGAGGCCTCCGTGAAGGTCACCGTCTTCCCGACGAGCGTGCAGAATCCGCCGATCTCGAAGCGCACGTCGACCCTGGAGATCGTGCAGGGCGGCCGCGTCGCATACAACGTGTTGCAGGACTGGATCGACCCCGAGGGCGACCCGATCTTCCTGAAGTCGGCCGCGTCAACCAAGGGTGCGACCGTCACCTACAACGAGCAGGGATCGGTGACGATCGTCATCGACGGTACGGCGGCAGGCACGCTCAACGTGCCGGTGGTGGTGAGCGACGGCACGAAGGATGCATCAGGGTCGATCACGGTCAAGGTGAAGTCGCGGGGCAACGTGTTGCCGGTTGCCAACACCGACTTCGTGCTTGCCCCGGCCGGAGTTGACGTGGTGGTCAAACCATTGCTCAACGACACCGATGCCAACGGAGATTCATTGCGGCTGGTGCAGGCGGGCCCTGTGCCAGCTTCGGGTCAGGGATCGCTGCGCGTCGACAACTCGTCGGGCACATTGACCCTCAACGTTGCCAAAGCAGGCACGTACTACCTGCCCTACACGGTCTCCGACGGCACCGGCAACTCGACAGGTCGAATCCGTGTGGATGTTGCGGCGCCAGGTGCAAAAGCCCAGCCGCCGGTCGCCGAGAACGACCTGGCGGCGCTACCCGTCGGCGGTTCAGTGCTCGTGCCCGTACTCGACAACGACGTCGATCCTGCCGGCGGAGTGTTGGTGCTGCAGTTGTTGCAGCTGCCCACGGCGTCCTCGCTCCAGGTGGAGATGGTCGGGCGCGAAATGGTGCGCGTCACGGCACCGGGCGGGCTCACCGGACGCCAGAGTTTCAGTTACACGGTGTCGAACGGGCAGGCATCTGCCACTGCTGCGGTGGCGGTGGTGCCGGTGCCGCCGCCCGCGACGGTTTCCGGCCCGGAAGCCCGGCCGGATGCAGCGACCGTGCGAGCCGGCGACATCGTCACCCTCGATGTGCTCGCCAACGATCGCTCGCCCGGCGGGCTCACGTTGACCCTCGACCAGAAACTGGAGACGGTCGGATCGAAACCTCTCGGCACCGCATTCGTTTCGGCTGGCAAGGTGCGCTTCTTGGCGGGTGCGACGCCAGGAGATGTGCACCTCACCTACACGGTTCGTGACAGCCGCGCCAACCTCGCCTCTGCGGACGTCCACATCACCGTGCGAGCGGCGGACAAGCAGAACGCCGCACCGACTCCCAGCCCGCTCACCCTGCGTCTGTTGGCCGGCACCACCGCAAAGGTCGCGGTGCCGCTGGACGGCATCGATCCGGATGGCGACTCGGTCACGTTGCTAGGTGTCGACCGACCCGCGGGCAAGGGAACGGTGACCGTCGTCGACGGGCAGTTGCAGTACGCCGCGCTTCCCAGTGCAACCGGCTCCGACACGTTCACCTACGCGGTGGCTGATCGGTTCGGAGCCAAGGGCACCGCCACGGTGACAGTGGGTATCGCACCAGATTCAGGTCAGAACCAATCGCCGGTGGCGGTGGCCGACAACGTGATTGCCCGCACGGGTCGGCAGTTGTCGATTCCGGTGCTCACCAACGACTTCGACCCGGACGGTGACAAGATCACTGTGGTGGCGGGCTCGGTGAAGCCAGTCGATGGGCGCACGACTGCGCAGGCGACAGCCGTGGGGCCACGCGTCGACCTGATCACCCCCGAAACCGTTGGGGTGCAACGTTTTTACTACGAGATCACCGACGGTCGTGGCGGCACTGGCCGCGGGGTTCTGGCAGTCGATGTTCGAAAAGACGCTCCGCTGTTGGCGCCCGTCGCCCGTGACGACATCATCGCGGCATCGACCGTTGCCAACAAGAAGTCGGTGACCGTCGACGTACTTGCCAATGACGAGGACCCGGATGGATCCTCCGCTGCATTGACGCTGAAGACCGGTGCGGCCGGCGTCCAGGTGACGGCAGATCGCAAACTCATCGTTCCGGTCACCGACCAACGGCAATTGATGCTCTACGAGGTGACTGACCCGGACGGTCAGGTTGGCCGAGCGGTGATTGTGGTGCCGCCGGCGACGGGCCTGCCGCCCACGCTGCGTCTCGACCGGGTGCCACTGACAGCTACAGCCGGCGCGCCGCTTTCGATCTCGATCCCGAACTACCTCACGGTGCGCTCCGGACGCTCGGTGCAGCTTCAGAACGCCTCAGGGGTCAAGACGCCCGCGGGTGCGGCTGTGCAGGTGAAGGACCCGCGCAACCTGGTATTCACCGCAGACAAAACCTTCGCGGGGCCGAGTTCGGTGACTTTCCCCGTGACTGACGGTACGACCCCGAACGATCCCGCCGGCCTCACTGCGGTCATCACGATTCCGATCACCGTGAAGCCGGCCCCCAACCCGCCGAAGGCTGAGGCCAGCACTCCGGTGATTCGTCCCACCGCGGTGCAGGTGGCGATCGGCGAGGCCGCGGTGTCGGTCGACGTGGCTGCGATGGTCACTGACCGAGACCCGGGCGCCATGGCTGGCATGCAGTACCGAATCGGCGGTGCACCAGCTGGATTCACCGCCTCGCTCAATGGACGCACCCTGAGGGTCGGGGCATCAGGAAATGCTCGAGTCGGCCAGACCGGAAGCATCGCTCTCACCGCCACCTCGCCAAGTGGCAAGAGTGCAACAGCGCCCATCCCGGTCACCGTGGTCGGGTCGACCCGACCCCCGATGACCGTGCTTCCCGCCGACCTCACCGTGAAGGCCGGGCAGTCGGCAACTGTCGACATCACGTCCTATGTCACCAATCCCTACGCGGACAGCGGCAAGCCACTGACCCTTGTGGGCGCGCCCGTTCGCGCGTCCGGTCAGGGATCGGTGACGGCTAGTGGCACGCGCGTGACGGTCAGCCCGGCAGCAGACGCCACCGGTCAGATGTCGGTCACCTATCGGGTGGCGGACGCCTCGGGTCAGGTGGATCGTCAGGTGCAAGGCGTGATTCGCGTGACTGTGCTCGGAAAGCCAAGCACCCCCACCGGCGTCACCGCTCGTTCTCAAGCCTCGAAGACGGCCACGGTGAGTTGGACCGACGGCGACAACAATGGTTCTCCGCTGACCGGCCATGTCGTCAAGTGGCCTGGTGGACAACAGAATTGCGGTGCTGGTAGCTCGTGCACGATCAACGGATTGCCGAACGGCCGGCCACTCACCTTTAGCGTGATGGCGCGTAACGCAGTAGGCGATTCTGGATGGTCCGGGTCGTCGGCAGCTGTCACGCCCGACGCCAAGCCGAGCGCCCCCGCATCGCTCACCGCCACTGCTGGCAAGACTTCGGTGGCGTTGTCCTGGCCCGCTGCTGTGGTTGATGGAACGAAGGTGACGAAGCACACCGTCACCTCCAGCAACGGTGCCAGCCGAGACAACGGCACGAGTACTTCCCTCAACTGGACGGGTCTGCCCGGAGGCACGGGCGAGATCTGTTTCAGCGTCACTGCCACCAATGCCGCGGGAACCTCCGAACCTGGCCCGCGTTCGTGTGCGACACCGTTCGATCAACCCGGTGCGTTCGCGGTCAACACCCCGGCAGTCACGGAGGCCCCTGACCACACGAGCAACTCTGTTTCGGTCTCCTGGTCGCCGGCCAACGCCAACGGCAGCCCCGTCACCTACTCGGTGGCGTGGTCGGGCGGCACGACGCAGTGTCAGAACCAAGCGGCGACAACCTGCTCGTTCAACGTGACGGCCACGGGCACCATTTCGGTGAAGGTCACCGCGAAGAACGCCGGTGGCGAGTCAGTTGCGCAGGTTTCAGGCGTCAACGTGGCCCGCCGGGTCGGGAGCCCGACGTCGGTGACCGCGCGAGCGACCGGCACCGATGGTCAGATTGCGGTCACCGCGTCCGGAGCCGCCGGCAACGGCAACACCGTGACCTACCAAGCACGCAATGGGGCTGGGGCATGGGTCAACCTGCCTGGTGGATCCGGCAATGTGGGCGGCTTCACCAACGGCCAGGCCGTGCAGGTCTCGGTGCGAGCGGTCGGCGACAGGTCTGGTCCTGGTAACGAAGTGTCGGCTCCCGCAGCGACTCCCTATGGTCGGCCGACCGCACCGCAGCCCAGTTGCAGTGCCAGTGGCGCTCAGGACATCGCGTGCTCCTGGTCAGGCGGTTCGGGCAACGGGCGACCCGCGACCTACGCCCTCACCCGGGACGCCTCTGGCGGCGTCAGTGACAGTGGCAGCTACACCTTCTCCAGCGTCGGCTACAGCACCACCCGGACGTTGTGTGTGCGCGTCACCCAGGCCGAGTCAGGCGCCACGGACGAGAAGTGTGCGTCCGCGACCAGTGCGGCAGAGCCGCCACCGCCGGTCTATCGCGGGGATTACCAGACCCGCTCTGTCGACTGCGGCGGTAGGACGTGCACCCAGGTGAGGCTCTTCGGTTACGCCCCGAATTCCAGAGTTCGGTGTGCCGCCGGGAGCTCCGGCCCGGGATACCGAGCTTGGGAATGGGTGGGAAACGTTGACGGGAACGGAAATCACGACTGGATTTCGAATGCGAACGTCGGAAGCACGTCTCTGTTCTATGGAGCGATCAGTGACCCCGCCCATGACTTCTGTTCGCCCAACTGA
- a CDS encoding response regulator transcription factor codes for MTTEPVAAVAPSAQSAQIRLAAIDDHPVVLRGIIAVICELAPEVTVDFLVTSVRDIDWTRVAHPDVVLLDIDLNDGSRAEDNVRALTELGLRVLLFTAENRPALLRRLVLAGASGLALKSDREEDLVEAVRQVAAGQFATSGHFAEALLTDPSVLAGLAPREVEVLEQLAAGVPKKAIGKSLPQPVASSTVETYFQRIAARYAALGRPVPNMYGSLREAARDGYLDL; via the coding sequence GTGACCACTGAACCCGTTGCAGCCGTTGCGCCGTCAGCTCAAAGCGCGCAGATCAGGTTGGCCGCTATCGACGACCACCCTGTGGTGCTGCGTGGCATCATCGCCGTGATCTGCGAACTCGCACCAGAGGTCACGGTCGACTTCCTGGTGACCAGCGTGCGCGACATCGACTGGACGCGAGTGGCTCACCCAGATGTGGTGCTCCTCGACATCGACCTCAACGACGGTAGCCGTGCAGAGGACAACGTCCGAGCACTCACCGAACTCGGTTTGAGGGTGCTGCTGTTCACGGCTGAGAACCGTCCGGCGCTCCTGCGGCGCTTGGTGCTCGCTGGAGCCAGTGGCTTGGCGCTGAAGTCCGATCGCGAGGAAGACCTGGTCGAAGCGGTCCGGCAGGTAGCCGCCGGCCAGTTCGCCACCAGCGGTCACTTTGCCGAGGCGCTCCTCACCGACCCATCAGTGCTCGCGGGCCTGGCGCCCAGAGAGGTCGAGGTGCTAGAGCAGTTGGCTGCGGGCGTGCCGAAGAAGGCGATCGGGAAGTCGCTACCGCAGCCCGTGGCTTCGAGCACCGTCGAAACCTACTTCCAGCGCATCGCTGCTCGGTATGCAGCGCTGGGGCGTCCGGTGCCGAACATGTACGGCTCCTTGCGAGAAGCAGCTCGTGACGGATACCTCGACCTCTGA
- a CDS encoding NPCBM/NEW2 domain-containing protein — protein sequence MSCQNCGGELGSGAKFCRRCGAPVPTIDSGGSASDHTAQLPSTAAHTPGNAQAAAGGQPDRTDVYPKVSAPPASAAPTSGRPAHQSSHEPEGSNSKSKVIASIAGITAVAIAGVLAFTLLGKKDDTSTDAGPGASTSRSSVGGTATQTSSDASAATSDSSAQEPTSTSQAPTAPTTMPDLSGKTSGEVRALLPGVTVTEKQSLVEDGAAGTVIAQSVKAGDPTGTAVTITVAEQAVIQYVDELTAVSGAFSKDAATIKGKSYPHAVNQRICGGDSGQTASYNLGTYYRQLKATVGQDDSSTSSTNTALVEVFGDGKKLWSKTIAFGQTYDLDIDVTKVLRLEIKVNKSECSGDESSSVVLGNPRLLGLSSEVPSPTSTE from the coding sequence ATGAGTTGTCAGAACTGCGGGGGCGAACTCGGTTCTGGGGCGAAGTTCTGTCGGCGGTGTGGTGCGCCGGTGCCGACGATTGATTCGGGAGGATCAGCCAGCGACCACACGGCGCAGCTCCCGTCGACGGCTGCGCACACGCCCGGGAACGCTCAGGCAGCAGCCGGAGGGCAACCGGACCGCACAGATGTCTACCCAAAGGTGAGTGCTCCGCCCGCATCTGCAGCGCCCACATCTGGCCGTCCTGCTCACCAGTCGAGCCACGAACCAGAAGGCTCGAACTCGAAGTCGAAAGTGATTGCGTCGATCGCCGGGATCACTGCGGTCGCTATAGCTGGTGTGCTGGCATTCACGCTGCTCGGCAAGAAGGACGACACCTCGACCGACGCTGGCCCTGGCGCATCGACATCGCGATCGAGCGTGGGAGGAACGGCCACGCAGACGTCTTCGGACGCGTCCGCAGCGACGAGTGACAGCTCAGCGCAGGAACCGACCTCGACGTCGCAGGCCCCGACGGCACCGACCACAATGCCCGACCTGTCCGGGAAAACCTCGGGCGAGGTGCGAGCTCTGCTCCCGGGTGTGACTGTCACCGAGAAGCAGTCGCTCGTGGAGGACGGCGCAGCCGGCACTGTGATCGCTCAGTCGGTCAAGGCGGGCGATCCGACGGGCACGGCGGTGACCATCACGGTCGCCGAGCAGGCTGTCATCCAGTACGTCGATGAGTTGACCGCGGTCAGTGGAGCGTTCAGCAAGGATGCGGCGACCATCAAGGGCAAGAGCTATCCCCACGCCGTCAACCAGAGGATCTGTGGCGGGGACTCTGGACAGACTGCGTCCTACAACCTTGGTACGTATTACCGCCAGCTGAAAGCAACTGTGGGACAAGACGATTCCTCCACCTCCTCTACCAACACCGCACTTGTCGAGGTCTTCGGTGACGGCAAGAAGCTCTGGTCGAAGACGATCGCGTTCGGGCAGACGTACGACCTGGACATCGATGTCACCAAGGTGCTGCGGCTGGAGATCAAGGTCAACAAGTCGGAGTGCTCAGGAGATGAGTCGTCCTCGGTGGTTCTCGGTAACCCACGCCTGCTCGGACTCAGCTCTGAGGTGCCCAGCCCGACCTCGACCGAATAG
- a CDS encoding sensor histidine kinase, whose translation MDAWTASVDRALRGVFAAGCAFFVLADWPTIAAHPTNLPWDIVAQLPLVFIAALLVLRFGFHPLVGLFVWLSTLVVVVVSPEATTTTLFLSLYMLCIGASLPLLWSLPALAVVTGVRILVLNSDGSGRGAHLLLVDEFGRWAAIVAVILLGHRMYKVASANDRRAGASVAQQRREARSVAMAADARWVDHFLHDGIAHALKAVVLGDRLNKPEVRAAAAQAARDVERLARPEPALALAEQVERIADESGLTVAVTGGAGHVPSAVATAFAAAVREALRNVRLHSGESEAQVRIDSAGRRTRIHIIDRGRGFDVEHLPPGRYGVSRSILARTQEVGGTAEITSSGAGTTVTLSWQPPSPPVTDWLDRIDARRTIFLVTAPYAALVVAQCLVMVHTVARPTLALGLSFLLVGVWLAASIGYRHSSPGTPGAVLLALLSLAISAVGGFTFDMETADPAQYWLAGSTIILLPLVVASRPLRQAMPVCIAQVVTPVLTMVARGADGDMLIRLGPAIATPIIGVGGLAVAVRLGRRLSEQMKQAEAREIESYRREIEASTREALALQRVSGLRDRIAPFLHDIADGQLDPHDESVQRLAAVYEARVRDGLGAGRAEWTAAQRPVVEDLRVRGAAVTLARNADLSATQDALVLEALRILESEVSEGWRVVVSATPRGSGSLTSITVTPFAQSVFDRWQALEDTTTRLMTDNLSYLKLSSSPVVLSNVDKLAVTASPEKTGRAPASGLGTIER comes from the coding sequence GTGGACGCGTGGACAGCGAGCGTGGATCGGGCATTGCGTGGGGTGTTCGCCGCAGGCTGCGCGTTCTTCGTGCTGGCTGATTGGCCGACGATCGCCGCACATCCGACGAATCTGCCCTGGGACATAGTTGCTCAACTGCCGCTGGTCTTCATTGCGGCCCTGCTGGTGCTGCGATTCGGCTTTCACCCACTCGTCGGGCTCTTCGTATGGCTGTCCACCTTGGTGGTGGTCGTTGTCAGTCCAGAGGCAACCACCACGACGCTGTTCCTTTCGTTGTACATGCTGTGCATTGGGGCATCCCTACCGTTGCTCTGGTCGCTGCCTGCGCTGGCAGTCGTCACGGGCGTTCGAATCCTGGTCTTGAACAGCGACGGTTCGGGGCGGGGGGCGCACCTGCTATTGGTTGACGAGTTCGGCCGCTGGGCCGCGATTGTCGCCGTCATTCTGCTGGGCCACAGGATGTACAAGGTCGCATCGGCCAACGACCGTCGCGCCGGCGCGAGTGTGGCGCAGCAACGACGCGAGGCGCGGTCTGTCGCCATGGCCGCCGACGCCCGTTGGGTCGACCATTTCCTGCACGACGGCATCGCCCATGCGCTCAAAGCAGTGGTGTTGGGGGATCGGCTCAACAAACCGGAAGTGAGAGCAGCAGCCGCTCAGGCCGCCCGGGACGTGGAACGTCTTGCGCGTCCCGAGCCTGCTTTGGCGTTGGCCGAACAGGTTGAACGCATTGCCGATGAATCAGGACTCACGGTGGCCGTCACTGGTGGTGCCGGACATGTTCCCTCGGCTGTCGCCACTGCGTTCGCTGCTGCCGTGCGTGAGGCGCTACGAAATGTGCGCTTGCACAGCGGTGAGTCGGAAGCGCAGGTGCGCATCGACTCCGCGGGTCGGCGCACCCGAATACACATCATCGATCGCGGGCGCGGTTTTGATGTCGAACACTTGCCGCCCGGTCGATATGGCGTGAGCCGCAGTATCCTCGCCCGGACGCAAGAAGTCGGCGGCACGGCCGAAATCACCTCCTCAGGCGCTGGAACGACGGTCACGCTCTCGTGGCAACCTCCGTCGCCACCAGTCACCGACTGGCTCGACCGCATCGACGCCCGCCGGACGATCTTCTTGGTGACGGCGCCGTACGCGGCCCTGGTGGTCGCGCAGTGCTTGGTCATGGTCCACACGGTGGCCAGGCCGACATTGGCTCTCGGGCTCTCGTTCCTCCTGGTGGGGGTGTGGCTGGCCGCGTCGATCGGCTACCGGCATTCAAGTCCCGGTACACCGGGTGCGGTTCTGCTTGCGCTCCTGTCGCTCGCCATCAGTGCCGTGGGTGGCTTCACCTTCGACATGGAAACCGCTGATCCCGCGCAGTACTGGCTGGCTGGGTCGACCATCATCCTTCTGCCCCTCGTGGTCGCCTCCCGACCGTTGCGCCAAGCGATGCCGGTGTGCATCGCTCAAGTGGTCACGCCGGTACTGACGATGGTGGCGCGCGGTGCCGATGGCGACATGCTGATTCGACTCGGTCCGGCAATCGCGACCCCGATCATCGGGGTAGGGGGCCTGGCTGTTGCCGTCAGGCTGGGCCGTCGTCTGTCGGAGCAGATGAAGCAGGCTGAAGCACGCGAAATCGAGAGTTACCGACGGGAGATCGAGGCCAGCACGAGAGAGGCGCTCGCACTGCAACGCGTCAGCGGCCTTCGAGACCGAATCGCGCCCTTCCTCCACGACATCGCCGACGGACAGCTCGATCCACACGACGAATCGGTGCAACGGCTCGCAGCCGTCTACGAGGCGCGGGTGCGGGACGGCCTCGGTGCAGGTAGGGCGGAGTGGACGGCTGCCCAGCGACCAGTTGTCGAGGACCTCCGGGTGCGTGGCGCGGCCGTCACGCTGGCTCGTAACGCCGATCTCAGTGCCACGCAGGATGCCCTCGTTCTGGAGGCTCTACGCATCCTCGAGTCCGAAGTCAGTGAAGGGTGGCGCGTCGTTGTTTCTGCCACGCCACGTGGGTCCGGTTCGCTGACTTCAATCACGGTGACGCCCTTTGCGCAGTCGGTCTTCGACCGGTGGCAAGCACTGGAAGACACCACCACTCGCCTGATGACAGACAACCTGAGCTACCTGAAGTTGAGCTCCTCGCCGGTTGTTCTGTCCAACGTCGACAAGCTTGCGGTCACGGCGAGTCCGGAGAAAACAGGACGTGCGCCGGCGTCGGGGCTGGGGACGATTGAACGGTGA